One Mycolicibacterium aubagnense genomic region harbors:
- a CDS encoding DUF6188 family protein: MVTLWIEHCTVQRMALHDGLVLDLADYNELVISRPLQLTLPATGDFPAEDVVIDPGDVAAHHRPLLDLAGSVCTEAWCAADGALHLRFSRGHVIEVSPDPHACTWELYGKRHGYMACLPGGRVNTVRYDRSDEGTNAEMAPATP, translated from the coding sequence ATGGTCACTCTCTGGATTGAGCACTGCACCGTGCAACGGATGGCACTACACGACGGCCTGGTCTTGGACCTTGCCGACTACAACGAGCTGGTCATCTCCCGCCCATTACAGCTCACGCTGCCCGCGACCGGCGACTTTCCGGCCGAAGATGTGGTCATCGACCCCGGTGACGTCGCCGCCCACCACCGACCGCTGCTGGACCTGGCCGGTTCGGTGTGCACCGAAGCGTGGTGCGCGGCGGACGGCGCACTGCACCTGAGGTTCTCGCGCGGACATGTCATCGAGGTCAGTCCCGATCCGCACGCCTGCACCTGGGAGCTGTACGGCAAGCGCCACGGCTACATGGCGTGCCTGCCCGGTGGCCGGGTCAACACGGTGCGCTACGACCGCAGCGATGAGGGCACGAACGCCGAGATGGCCCCTGCCACACCGTGA
- a CDS encoding 3-hydroxyacyl-CoA dehydrogenase family protein codes for MTSSQVVAVVDDGTVGADLAGEFAAAGFQVIRAPARLTTPAGGPQRRAVRSPKASSPPVQGSPTAGWARIECIASLQALPPNTALVVDAAAGTLNAKIATLRAIEANIDATAVIATAVTDHSIGEMATLLAHPGRLVGVRFFSPIASSSVVEVVRGPDTTNATMHAVAGYLRAIDKAGVVVKDMPGFITGRIGVALSLEAIRLLEDDVADAESIDRIMRDGFHYPWGPLTSTDLVGLDVRLAMADHLHSAYGERFRPPALLREKVARGELGRSTGQGFFTWDGDIAAAPSCSAHPVVPAPTDITRGA; via the coding sequence ATGACTTCCTCGCAGGTGGTGGCTGTGGTCGATGACGGCACCGTGGGTGCCGACCTCGCCGGCGAGTTCGCGGCGGCCGGTTTTCAGGTCATCCGGGCGCCCGCGCGATTGACCACCCCGGCGGGTGGCCCGCAGCGGCGCGCCGTTCGATCCCCAAAGGCGAGCTCGCCGCCAGTGCAGGGCAGCCCCACGGCGGGCTGGGCCCGGATCGAGTGCATCGCCTCGTTGCAGGCTCTGCCGCCGAACACGGCGCTGGTGGTCGATGCCGCGGCGGGGACCTTGAACGCCAAGATCGCTACCCTGCGCGCGATCGAGGCCAACATCGACGCAACGGCTGTGATTGCCACCGCTGTCACCGACCATTCGATCGGCGAGATGGCCACGCTGCTGGCGCATCCGGGGCGGCTGGTCGGAGTCCGATTCTTCAGTCCGATTGCCAGTTCGAGCGTTGTCGAGGTCGTCCGCGGGCCGGACACCACGAACGCAACGATGCACGCTGTTGCGGGCTATCTGCGGGCGATCGACAAGGCCGGCGTCGTGGTCAAAGACATGCCGGGGTTCATCACCGGCCGGATCGGCGTGGCGCTGAGCTTGGAGGCAATCCGCTTACTCGAAGACGACGTGGCTGACGCGGAGTCCATCGATCGCATCATGCGTGATGGCTTCCACTACCCGTGGGGTCCGCTGACATCGACCGACTTGGTGGGCCTTGACGTTCGCCTTGCGATGGCCGATCACCTCCATAGCGCCTACGGGGAACGATTCCGCCCGCCGGCGCTGTTGCGTGAGAAGGTCGCCCGCGGCGAACTGGGCCGCAGCACTGGGCAAGGTTTCTTCACCTGGGATGGGGACATCGCGGCAGCGCCATCGTGCAGCGCCCACCCCGTGGTACCGGCTCCGACTGACATCACACGAGGGGCCTAA
- a CDS encoding PaaI family thioesterase has protein sequence MWHSFQNRAVAADGDYLDAHHPWCLGCGTDNPHGHRLRARRRGDGVVARHTFDGRHRGAPGIAHGGAVITVLDDMVGMLLYVVGEMAVTRKLDTEFFAPVLLGAPYEVSAELASRVGRRLAVRTELREETTGKLAASASGLFVVVTLGHFTTAIQKASDIPSILRSPREERS, from the coding sequence GTGTGGCATTCATTTCAGAACCGTGCTGTTGCCGCCGACGGCGACTACCTCGATGCGCACCATCCGTGGTGCCTTGGTTGCGGCACAGACAATCCGCACGGGCATCGCCTGCGAGCGCGTCGGCGTGGCGACGGGGTGGTGGCCAGACATACCTTCGACGGCCGACATCGCGGCGCACCGGGGATCGCACATGGCGGCGCAGTCATCACTGTGCTCGACGACATGGTGGGCATGCTGCTCTACGTCGTCGGTGAGATGGCGGTCACCCGCAAGCTCGACACCGAGTTCTTCGCGCCGGTGTTGCTGGGAGCGCCCTACGAGGTCAGTGCGGAGCTCGCGTCCCGGGTTGGCCGGAGACTCGCAGTCCGGACAGAATTGCGTGAGGAAACCACCGGTAAGCTTGCCGCGTCAGCGTCAGGGTTATTCGTCGTCGTCACGCTGGGACACTTCACTACCGCCATACAGAAGGCATCTGATATCCCCAGCATTCTGCGGTCACCCCGCGAGGAAAGAAGCTGA
- a CDS encoding PaaI family thioesterase: MQFTTFNQQVAEQLQSAAETTGGLAGYLGFRHTEFTAGRLVAEMDARDDLKTPFGNLHGGCLSAMVDHCLGVVFYPVIPMGSWVATTEFKLNLLRPVSSGTCVATAEIISLGRTSGVARIDICNDGRAVCAAQGTVTVVAPKAIS, encoded by the coding sequence GTGCAGTTCACCACGTTCAACCAGCAGGTCGCTGAACAACTGCAGAGCGCAGCAGAAACCACGGGCGGGTTGGCCGGTTACCTCGGCTTCCGGCACACTGAATTCACTGCTGGACGGCTCGTCGCGGAGATGGACGCACGCGACGACCTGAAGACGCCTTTCGGCAACTTGCATGGCGGCTGCTTGTCGGCCATGGTCGACCATTGCCTTGGAGTGGTGTTTTATCCCGTGATTCCGATGGGATCCTGGGTCGCGACGACGGAGTTCAAACTGAATTTGCTTCGTCCAGTCTCCAGCGGAACCTGTGTAGCCACGGCTGAGATCATCTCGCTGGGCAGAACCAGCGGTGTGGCACGTATCGACATCTGCAACGACGGCAGAGCGGTGTGTGCGGCGCAGGGCACCGTCACCGTCGTCGCACCGAAGGCCATCTCTTGA
- a CDS encoding alpha/beta fold hydrolase: MNSANRAHDSSAPVVERVPTVDGLSLAVDFYRCDGPRAVVLLLHGGGQSRHAWDVTAQRLHQRGYTVAAYDARGHGDSDWDPDGRYDIERLGSDLLAVRAYAGSARPVAAIGASLGGLTILGTHLLAPSELWQAVVLVDITPRMQMHGARRVLSFMSAHPEGFDSLESAADVIAAYNPHRPRPENVDGLQKVLRRRGDGRWAWRWDPAFATSNFHFLQSDSDDGAEEFEMMSAFLVDGARQVSAPALLVRGLLSDIVSEETVKDFLTLVPHAQTVDVSGAGHMVAGDNNDAFSTAVVDFLDRTV, translated from the coding sequence TTGAACTCTGCAAACAGAGCACATGATTCGTCCGCTCCTGTCGTCGAGCGCGTGCCCACGGTGGATGGGCTCTCGCTGGCGGTCGACTTCTACCGCTGTGACGGACCGCGGGCGGTCGTGTTGCTCCTTCACGGCGGTGGTCAGAGCCGGCACGCCTGGGATGTCACCGCCCAACGATTGCATCAGCGGGGCTACACCGTTGCCGCCTACGACGCAAGGGGACATGGTGACAGCGACTGGGATCCGGACGGACGCTATGACATCGAACGGCTGGGGTCCGACCTGTTGGCCGTGCGCGCGTACGCCGGCTCCGCCCGCCCAGTTGCCGCGATCGGGGCATCCTTGGGCGGTTTGACCATCCTCGGCACGCACTTGCTCGCCCCGTCGGAGCTATGGCAGGCCGTCGTCCTGGTTGACATCACTCCGCGAATGCAGATGCACGGCGCCCGCCGAGTCCTATCGTTCATGTCGGCCCATCCCGAAGGTTTCGACAGCCTAGAGTCGGCCGCTGACGTGATCGCCGCCTACAACCCGCACCGCCCTCGCCCCGAAAACGTCGACGGCCTTCAAAAAGTCCTCCGCCGACGTGGAGACGGTCGCTGGGCCTGGCGATGGGATCCGGCGTTTGCGACGTCGAATTTTCATTTCCTGCAGAGTGATTCAGACGACGGCGCAGAGGAGTTCGAGATGATGAGCGCATTCCTTGTCGATGGCGCACGGCAGGTGTCCGCGCCGGCGCTGCTGGTCCGCGGCCTGCTGTCGGACATAGTCTCCGAAGAGACAGTGAAAGATTTCCTCACCTTGGTTCCCCACGCGCAAACCGTCGACGTGTCGGGCGCGGGCCACATGGTTGCTGGCGACAACAACGACGCATTCTCGACGGCGGTCGTCGACTTTCTCGACCGTACCGTTTGA
- a CDS encoding cytochrome P450, producing the protein MTTAQLRYDPFDPVIQDDPYPVYRMLRDDAPVFWASMSNTWVLSRHEDVTGALLDHQRYSSINGVFPTPPDVPFLESFLPMMIMMDPPRHDALRGLVSKAFTPRRIAALEASIDALAVSLAQGLVSNAGRGDFIEDFAGVLPAMVIADLLGVPRQDRQQFRQWSSTLIQSNPARGEVADGLAAAAAVYGYFADFLAERRRAPRDDLMSALVAAEIDGQRLRDDELLGFCLLLLIAGHETTTNLLGNAAVVLAADQRSRRRLAADPALIAPAVEELLRYDSPVQGLSRVLTTDATLHATTMSRGDSVLLLFGSANRDERAFTDPDIFDIGRKPEHQVAFGRGIHFCLGAALARMEARIALRALLSRLPEWSVDHAEAVRLQSGPIRGYLSLPISWPVS; encoded by the coding sequence ATGACGACAGCGCAGCTTCGCTACGACCCGTTCGATCCGGTGATCCAGGACGACCCGTATCCGGTGTATCGGATGTTGCGCGACGACGCGCCGGTGTTCTGGGCATCGATGTCGAACACCTGGGTGCTCAGCCGCCACGAGGATGTGACTGGCGCCTTGCTCGATCACCAGCGGTATTCCTCGATCAATGGTGTGTTTCCGACGCCGCCGGACGTCCCGTTCCTGGAGTCGTTTCTGCCGATGATGATCATGATGGATCCGCCGCGGCACGATGCGCTGCGCGGTTTGGTGAGCAAGGCATTCACGCCTCGGCGGATAGCCGCTCTGGAGGCGAGCATCGACGCGCTGGCGGTGTCTTTGGCCCAGGGATTGGTCAGCAATGCCGGTCGTGGGGATTTCATTGAGGATTTTGCCGGGGTCCTTCCGGCGATGGTGATTGCCGACCTGTTGGGTGTGCCGCGACAGGATCGTCAGCAGTTCCGGCAGTGGTCGAGCACGCTGATCCAGTCCAACCCGGCGCGCGGCGAGGTGGCTGACGGTTTGGCGGCCGCAGCGGCGGTGTACGGGTATTTCGCTGATTTCCTGGCCGAGCGGCGCCGGGCGCCGCGCGATGACCTGATGTCGGCGCTGGTGGCCGCAGAAATCGACGGTCAGCGCCTCCGCGACGACGAACTGCTCGGGTTTTGTCTGCTGTTGCTGATCGCCGGCCATGAGACCACGACTAACTTGTTGGGCAATGCCGCGGTGGTGCTGGCCGCGGATCAGCGCAGCCGCCGTCGGCTGGCCGCCGATCCGGCGCTCATCGCGCCGGCGGTCGAGGAGCTGTTGCGCTATGACTCACCGGTGCAAGGACTTTCACGGGTGCTGACCACCGATGCGACCCTGCATGCGACAACGATGTCGCGCGGCGACTCGGTGCTGTTGCTGTTCGGTTCGGCCAATCGCGACGAACGGGCCTTCACTGACCCGGACATCTTCGACATCGGCCGCAAGCCTGAACATCAGGTGGCTTTCGGTCGGGGTATCCACTTCTGCCTGGGGGCCGCGCTTGCGCGTATGGAGGCTCGAATTGCCTTGCGCGCGTTGCTGTCACGGTTGCCGGAGTGGTCCGTTGATCACGCTGAGGCGGTGCGTCTTCAGTCGGGGCCGATTCGCGGTTATCTGTCGCTGCCGATCAGCTGGCCGGTGAGCTAG
- a CDS encoding TetR/AcrR family transcriptional regulator — protein sequence MSKQGVFAHYEDGDDIDPRRIQSRNRLLDAAAALLRDGGIQAVTIDAVTKASKVARTTLYRHFTSSTHLLAATFERLLPHVVAPTQGVGTLRDQLIELLGRQAALFDDAPLHVTVLAWLALGPTTPTDEPGDDLASGALRARVIDQYTQPFDALLTNAQARAELDDFDLKLAICQLVGPLAFARMSGMRTMTHDDCAQIVDDFLAAHRRQDAITPTEPQPVTRRAPGPRSAVASSPAS from the coding sequence GTGAGCAAGCAAGGGGTATTTGCCCACTACGAGGACGGCGACGATATCGATCCCCGTCGCATCCAGTCACGCAACCGTCTGCTGGACGCCGCAGCGGCACTGCTGCGTGACGGCGGCATCCAGGCGGTCACCATCGACGCGGTGACCAAAGCCTCCAAGGTGGCCCGCACCACCCTCTACCGCCATTTCACCAGCTCGACCCATCTGCTGGCCGCGACCTTCGAGCGGCTATTGCCGCACGTCGTAGCGCCCACCCAGGGGGTGGGCACCTTGCGCGATCAACTGATCGAACTACTTGGCCGCCAGGCCGCGCTCTTCGACGATGCGCCACTGCACGTCACCGTGCTGGCCTGGCTCGCCTTGGGCCCCACCACACCCACTGACGAACCCGGTGATGACCTCGCCTCGGGGGCACTGCGGGCACGCGTCATCGACCAGTACACGCAACCGTTCGACGCACTGCTCACGAACGCCCAAGCGCGAGCCGAGCTGGACGATTTCGACCTCAAGCTGGCGATCTGCCAACTCGTCGGGCCGCTCGCATTCGCCCGAATGAGCGGCATGCGGACCATGACCCACGATGACTGCGCGCAGATTGTCGATGACTTCCTCGCTGCTCACCGGCGCCAGGACGCCATCACCCCCACCGAGCCGCAACCGGTAACGCGCCGCGCTCCGGGGCCGCGTTCTGCGGTGGCTAGCTCACCGGCCAGCTGA
- a CDS encoding MMPL/RND family transporter has protein sequence MIAGTATSGQRRRDRPATAGEYSPQLARLGAFAVHHKALIFAVWIGTAVVLALLFPQLETVVRQQSVDLVPRDAPSLQTVDRMSAAFSEQGSRTMLVVAMEDPAGLTPAARQHYERLVARLRADTTHVLFVQDLLADPVTKTGAISADRKAWYLPVGVAGTLGDPAAAESVTAVRAIAAEVFAGSPTTVEVTGPAATFADQIASMEHSLLFISIATAALIALILMIVYRSVFTALLPLLVIALSLAVGRGVLSALGVAGMPVSEFTIGFMGAILLGAGTDYTVFLISRFHEQRRAGVPAEQAAIYATASIGRVILASAATVAFAFLSMVFAKLNVFAALGPACALAVFIGFLATVTLLPPVLTLAARRGIGDPKPDRTRRYWNSVAVAVVRRPAPLLAISLIILIALSAAATTITISYDDRTGQPATTDSNQGYRLLDRHFRKDIIFSEFLVVESPTDMRTGKALADLDQMASRIAQIPGVTKVSGVTRPAGARLEQAQLSWQNGQIGDKMASAAADGNARKDDLAKLTSGADQLAGGLAKLDTAVRGALTPLTAVLGQAQSANTSINQLRPLLQQLSATGPSIDHAIQTGPGIRPLAEQAQNAIATVDPLVGALNTSPWCATTPQCAQIRDQVQVLVTLRNNGFFDQVANIGDRYNPATNATVTGTLTNIQTAIGSMDKAFGALGNPADMAANIRRLQDGISQLASGAQALATGVHTLADSNIQMLSGMSQIATQLQNSARASASSDSASGFYLPANAFDNRQFTDVAKLFLSPDGKTARFAIESNFDPYSGDATHLARQIVDVADAARPNTALANATASVAGFPAVNTDIQRLLWSDFTLLAVATLLIVGLILIVLLRAVLAPLYLLGTVILNYLASMGIGVLVFQWGLGHQIAWPVPLIALIILVAVGADYNMLLVSRLREESGRNIRVGVLRTVASTGSVITSAGLIFAASMFGLMAGSIAIMIQIGLIVGCGLLLDTFLVRTLTVPAIATLLREASWWPNAPRDAADHKTQPYR, from the coding sequence ATGATCGCCGGGACGGCCACGTCCGGTCAGCGCCGCCGCGATAGGCCGGCAACCGCAGGTGAATACAGCCCGCAGCTGGCGCGGTTGGGCGCGTTCGCCGTGCATCACAAGGCCCTGATCTTCGCCGTCTGGATCGGTACCGCGGTCGTGCTGGCCCTGCTGTTCCCGCAACTGGAGACCGTGGTGCGCCAGCAGTCGGTCGACTTGGTGCCCCGTGACGCCCCGTCGCTGCAAACCGTCGACCGGATGAGCGCAGCGTTCAGCGAGCAAGGCTCGCGGACCATGCTGGTCGTTGCCATGGAAGACCCCGCCGGTCTGACACCGGCCGCACGCCAGCATTACGAGCGGCTCGTGGCGCGGCTGCGCGCCGACACCACCCACGTTCTGTTCGTCCAGGACCTGCTGGCTGACCCGGTCACCAAGACCGGGGCTATCAGCGCAGACCGCAAGGCCTGGTATCTGCCCGTCGGGGTTGCCGGCACTCTCGGCGATCCGGCCGCCGCCGAATCGGTCACCGCCGTCCGCGCGATCGCCGCCGAGGTCTTCGCCGGCTCCCCAACGACGGTGGAGGTCACCGGCCCGGCGGCAACGTTCGCCGATCAGATCGCCAGCATGGAACATTCCCTGCTGTTCATTTCGATCGCCACCGCCGCCCTGATCGCGCTGATCCTGATGATCGTCTACCGCTCGGTGTTCACCGCACTGCTGCCGCTGCTGGTCATCGCGTTGAGCCTGGCCGTCGGCCGCGGGGTGCTCTCGGCGCTCGGCGTGGCCGGCATGCCGGTGTCCGAATTCACCATCGGGTTCATGGGCGCGATCCTGCTCGGCGCCGGCACCGACTACACGGTCTTTCTGATCAGCCGCTTCCACGAACAGCGCCGCGCCGGTGTGCCCGCCGAGCAGGCCGCCATCTACGCCACCGCCAGCATCGGCCGGGTCATTCTCGCCTCCGCCGCCACCGTCGCGTTCGCATTTCTGTCCATGGTTTTCGCCAAACTCAACGTGTTCGCCGCACTCGGCCCCGCCTGCGCGCTGGCAGTGTTCATCGGGTTCCTGGCCACCGTCACGCTGCTGCCGCCGGTGCTGACGTTGGCCGCCCGGCGCGGCATCGGCGACCCCAAACCCGACCGGACCCGGCGCTACTGGAACAGCGTCGCGGTCGCCGTGGTGCGCCGACCGGCACCGCTGCTCGCGATCAGCCTGATCATCCTGATCGCCCTGTCGGCGGCGGCCACCACCATCACGATCAGCTACGACGACCGCACAGGCCAACCGGCGACCACCGACAGCAACCAGGGTTACCGGCTACTCGACCGGCACTTCCGCAAAGACATCATCTTCAGCGAATTCCTAGTGGTGGAAAGCCCCACCGACATGCGGACCGGCAAGGCCCTGGCCGACCTCGACCAGATGGCCTCCCGTATCGCCCAAATCCCCGGCGTCACCAAAGTTTCCGGCGTCACCCGACCCGCCGGCGCACGACTCGAACAAGCCCAGCTGTCCTGGCAGAACGGCCAGATCGGCGACAAGATGGCTAGCGCCGCCGCCGACGGCAACGCACGAAAAGACGACCTGGCCAAGCTCACCAGCGGCGCCGACCAACTCGCCGGCGGGCTAGCCAAACTCGACACCGCCGTACGCGGCGCCCTCACGCCACTGACCGCAGTCCTGGGCCAAGCCCAATCGGCCAACACGAGCATCAACCAGTTACGGCCTCTGCTGCAACAACTTTCAGCCACTGGCCCCAGCATCGACCACGCCATCCAAACCGGCCCCGGAATCCGCCCCCTGGCCGAACAAGCCCAAAACGCCATCGCCACCGTCGACCCGCTCGTCGGGGCGCTGAACACCTCGCCCTGGTGCGCCACCACCCCGCAATGCGCCCAAATCCGCGACCAAGTCCAAGTCCTGGTCACCTTGCGCAACAACGGCTTCTTCGACCAGGTCGCCAACATCGGCGACCGCTACAACCCCGCGACCAACGCCACCGTCACCGGAACCCTCACCAACATCCAGACCGCCATCGGCTCCATGGACAAGGCCTTCGGCGCCCTCGGCAACCCCGCCGACATGGCCGCCAACATCCGCCGGCTACAAGACGGCATCAGCCAACTCGCCTCCGGTGCACAAGCACTGGCCACCGGCGTGCACACCCTCGCCGACAGCAACATCCAAATGCTCTCCGGGATGAGCCAAATCGCCACCCAGCTACAGAACTCCGCGCGCGCCAGCGCCAGCTCAGACTCCGCCAGCGGCTTCTACCTGCCGGCCAACGCCTTCGACAATCGCCAATTCACCGATGTCGCCAAACTTTTCCTCTCACCCGATGGCAAGACTGCACGCTTTGCCATCGAATCGAACTTCGACCCCTACAGCGGCGACGCCACCCACCTGGCGCGGCAGATCGTCGATGTCGCCGACGCCGCCCGGCCCAACACCGCACTGGCCAACGCCACCGCCTCCGTCGCCGGCTTTCCCGCCGTCAACACCGACATCCAACGACTCCTGTGGTCGGACTTCACCCTGCTGGCCGTGGCCACCCTGCTCATCGTCGGACTGATCCTGATCGTGCTGCTGCGCGCCGTGCTAGCGCCCCTGTACCTGCTGGGCACCGTGATACTGAACTACCTGGCCTCGATGGGCATCGGTGTCCTGGTGTTCCAATGGGGACTCGGACACCAAATCGCTTGGCCCGTACCACTTATCGCCCTCATCATCCTCGTCGCTGTCGGCGCCGACTACAACATGCTGCTCGTCTCGCGCCTCCGGGAAGAATCCGGCCGCAACATCCGGGTAGGCGTCCTGCGCACCGTCGCCTCCACCGGCTCAGTCATCACCTCAGCCGGACTGATCTTCGCCGCCAGCATGTTCGGTCTCATGGCCGGCTCCATCGCCATCATGATCCAAATCGGCCTCATCGTCGGCTGCGGACTGCTCCTGGACACCTTCCTCGTACGCACCCTCACCGTCCCCGCCATCGCCACACTCCTACGCGAAGCCAGCTGGTGGCCAAACGCACCGCGCGACGCCGCTGATCACAAGACACAGCCCTACAGATAA
- a CDS encoding TetR/AcrR family transcriptional regulator has protein sequence MVGTTMEDIGRTAGVSRATVYRYFPNREAVMSGVIIRAAERYLDRITPRIAEHTDLGSALVDFVEYTVEAARREEIIGLLFGSDEELAGVGLAAGTSTSLFELVTEFLRPIFRRHWSYVEPGVSVDDAAEWVLRTILSLLTVRGPRERSRDGLRTFLSRFLLPAILVSDHCRPM, from the coding sequence GTGGTAGGCACGACCATGGAGGACATCGGCAGAACAGCGGGTGTCTCCAGGGCAACGGTGTATCGCTACTTCCCCAATCGGGAGGCGGTGATGTCGGGCGTCATCATTCGCGCCGCCGAGCGCTATCTCGATCGCATCACCCCCCGGATCGCGGAGCACACCGATCTGGGCTCCGCTCTCGTCGATTTCGTGGAATACACAGTTGAGGCCGCGCGCCGCGAAGAGATCATCGGATTGTTGTTCGGCAGCGACGAGGAACTCGCCGGCGTTGGCCTCGCGGCGGGGACCTCGACGTCACTCTTCGAACTCGTCACCGAGTTTCTCCGTCCCATCTTCAGGAGACACTGGAGTTACGTAGAACCGGGCGTCTCCGTCGACGACGCCGCCGAGTGGGTTCTCCGCACGATACTGAGCCTGCTGACTGTTCGAGGACCGCGGGAGCGCAGTCGTGACGGGCTCAGGACATTTCTTTCAAGGTTCCTCCTTCCCGCAATCCTGGTGAGCGACCATTGTCGACCGATGTGA
- a CDS encoding TetR/AcrR family transcriptional regulator: MREQVLRATRELTIEKGWEQVRVSEVAELVGVSRPTLYKEFGDKQGLGDALVVAEGQRFLEGIHAILAEHTGDVQGGITAAVRFTLREAEASPLLKSVLTSNHSGDDRAGAPTTTGVLPLLPTSASLLQLSSAALVAWFHDHFADLDSEDVEEVADVLVRLTVSHVVLPSADIATTGARISRVALRYLGVGYR; the protein is encoded by the coding sequence ATCCGCGAGCAGGTCTTGAGGGCGACACGGGAACTCACCATTGAGAAGGGCTGGGAACAAGTCCGAGTGAGTGAGGTCGCCGAACTTGTCGGCGTCTCCCGACCGACGCTATACAAGGAGTTCGGCGATAAGCAGGGACTTGGTGACGCGCTCGTGGTGGCCGAGGGTCAGCGCTTCCTGGAGGGTATCCACGCCATCCTCGCCGAACACACCGGCGACGTTCAGGGCGGCATCACCGCAGCGGTGCGGTTCACCCTGCGTGAAGCAGAAGCCAGTCCGCTCCTGAAGTCGGTGCTGACGTCCAACCACTCAGGGGATGATCGCGCCGGTGCGCCGACGACGACGGGCGTTCTTCCTCTCCTGCCGACATCGGCGTCCCTGCTCCAGCTCTCCTCCGCGGCTTTGGTCGCGTGGTTTCACGACCACTTCGCCGATCTCGACTCCGAAGACGTCGAGGAGGTCGCAGACGTTCTGGTGCGGCTCACCGTGAGTCACGTCGTCCTTCCCTCCGCGGACATCGCCACCACGGGTGCGCGGATCTCGCGGGTGGCGCTCCGCTACCTCGGCGTTGGCTATAGGTAG
- a CDS encoding TetR family transcriptional regulator, giving the protein MIAPNTALSVMPERSERACGSDRSDASARSRPSLRRRQTILDAALIVAAEGGYEAVQIRAVAECAGIATGTIYRAFASKTHLLAATLTQEVERIEAAYDWPGSGATPAQRLGQLTDYLYRYWQRQPLLTEAMIRAFVDANTHDGGDLDIAATVIERLLARALGDTTPTRTDQNVAAVIADIWLANLIAFVGGRASATDTRDRIDRATARILDRPPAATNNPERLLLVAERYLL; this is encoded by the coding sequence ATGATCGCGCCCAATACAGCCCTGTCGGTCATGCCGGAACGATCCGAGCGTGCGTGTGGCTCCGATCGCTCGGACGCTTCGGCGCGTTCTCGCCCGTCACTACGCCGCCGGCAGACGATCCTTGATGCCGCGCTCATCGTCGCCGCCGAGGGTGGCTATGAAGCGGTTCAGATACGGGCCGTCGCCGAGTGCGCCGGCATCGCGACGGGCACCATTTACCGGGCCTTTGCATCCAAAACGCACCTCCTCGCCGCGACACTCACCCAGGAAGTCGAACGCATCGAAGCGGCCTACGACTGGCCCGGCAGTGGGGCCACCCCGGCGCAGCGACTCGGACAACTCACCGACTACCTATACCGATACTGGCAGCGTCAACCACTGCTCACCGAGGCGATGATCCGGGCCTTCGTGGACGCCAACACCCACGACGGCGGCGACCTCGACATCGCGGCCACGGTGATCGAGCGTCTGCTTGCGCGAGCGCTCGGCGACACGACGCCCACCCGCACTGATCAAAACGTCGCAGCGGTCATCGCCGATATCTGGCTGGCGAATCTGATCGCTTTCGTCGGCGGGCGCGCGTCCGCGACCGACACTCGCGACCGCATCGACCGCGCCACTGCCCGCATTCTGGATCGCCCGCCCGCCGCGACCAACAATCCAGAAAGGCTACTACTAGTAGCGGAGCGCTACTTACTGTAG